The following nucleotide sequence is from Phycisphaera sp..
CCCGAAACGCTGGGATTGTCGAGGCCTAAATGGCGTTATATCAGTGGGTTATGACGATTTTGGCCTATGTGGACCAAGATCATGGATGTTGGACGAAAGGCGCCTGCAAAAGCAAACGCCCGCCTCGTGGGGCGGGCGTTTGGAGTTGATTCTGCCGTCATCGGGCTGTGACGCCCGAGGTTTGGATTGAGCGGGATCAGGCGCGGCGGCGGCGGGTCACGACCACACCGGCCAGGCCGACGGCCGCGAGGCCGGCGGCACCTGGAAGGGGCACGGCCACGGCGTAGAGCTGGTCCTGGAAGCCCTCGTTGGTCAGGGCGCCGAGGCCCGAGAAGGTGGCGACGCTGTCGTCGGCGGCGGCGGCCAGAAGGCCGGTGAGTACTGACTGGGTGCCGGCGTTGAGGCTACTCGAGACCTCAAAGTCGCCGCTGTTGATGTCCAGGGTCGCGCCCATGGTGCCAAAATCGGCGATAACTTCCCAAACAGCCAGCTGGAAGGCGGCGGCAAAGTCGTTATCCGACGTGAATTGATCGCCACCAGCGGCGGTGTACAGGCGGGCGATGGCGGCGGCCTTCTCGGCACCCATGGCCGGGGCGATGCCGCCGGCGGTGACCGGGGCGTCTTCGAGGGCGGCCAAGTCGTAGGTGTTCTGGCCGGCACCCACGCCCTCGAGCACGTCGATGCAATAGGTCATGAGCGGGCCGTTGAGCTGGACGCCGGTCGAACCCGAGCCGTTCACAACGGCGAAGTTCAATTGGCCGGCGAACACGTCGGTGGTCGTGCCATTGGCGACGACGGTGAACGAGCGACCGTTGCCCGAGCCGGTGTAGGTCAGGTCGACCGAGTCGGCGGCGGCAGCGCCGGCGGCGGCCAATACAGCAGTGAGTGCAATCACGGAACGCATCTTCAATTCTCCCTTGGATCTCTCTCTTGTGTTCTCTCGCGAATCAACCGGAGCGCCCCCGGGCCTCACGCATTGCCCGCGGGTACAGAGCCAGCCCGCCGAGGCGGGACGGCACGCATGGCACCCCGGAGGTTCCACCCCAGTGCTCTATGCGGAATCAGATTGTGCGGAGCGCGGCCAGCGGATGGCTGGGCCGCACCTCCCTCCATTAAGACGATAGCGGATACGAGCGAAAGTGCCCACACGGATCCCCCTATTTGATACGGATTTGTGTGATAAATCGCGTATAACCAACAAGAGTGCGACTTATCGGGCCGACGTGGTACGTTACCGGATTGCGCCGGCTGGCACGGCTGCTGGCTACGGTCACTCGTCGGACGCGCAGATCACGGAGGATCGCTTGGAATGGGCAGTGGCACACCCAAACACAAAACGAGTAAACAGCTGGGCAGTGATCTCTTGGATCAGTTAGGAAGCGGCTTTGCCCACCTGCACCTGCACACCGAGTATTCGCTTCTGGACGGCGGCAATCGGGTCGATCGGCTGACCGATCGCATCAAGGAGCTGGGGACGCCCGCGGTGGCCGTGACCGACCACGGCAACATGTTCGGCGCGGTGGCGATGTACGAGGCCTGCCGCCAGCGAGGCATCCGGCCGATTTTGGGCGTCGAGGCGTACGTGTGCCCGCCGGGCCGGCCCAGGCAGGACCGCACCTACACGGGCGTGAGCGACGGCGGGTACCACCTCGTGCTGCTGGCCGAGAACATCACCGGCTGGAACAACCTGATGCTGCTATGCAGCCAAGCGTACCTGACGGGGTTCTACTTCAAGCCGCGCATCGATCGTGATTTGCTCGAGCAGCACAGCAGCGGGCTGATCGCTATCAACGGCCACCTGGGCAGCGAGCTGGGCGACCACCTGTTGGCCTATGTGCGCAACAACAGCCAGACGTCGTGGGATGCCGCGGAGGAGAGCGTCGAGTGGCACAAGCGTGTGTTCGCCGACGAGGGGACGGGCCCGCGGTTCTATTGCGAGATGCAGCACCACGTGCCCGAGCAGGTATCGATCAACCCGCACGTGATCAAGCTGGCGAGGAAGCACGACGTGCCGCTGGTGTGCGACAACGACTCGCACTTCTTGCGTGCCGAAGACCACGACGCGCACGACACGCTCATCTGCATCTCGATGGGCAAGAACAAGCACGACCAGGAACGGCTGCGCTACACGCCCGAGCTGTATGTCAAGAGCCCCGAGCAGATGCGCGAGCTGTTTGAGGGCGAATACGGTGAGGACGGCGCCGAGGCGTGCGACAACACGCTGCGCATCGCGGCGCGGTGCGACGTGGAATTGCCGATCGGAGCCAACCACGCGCCGGTGGTGGTGGTGCGCACGCCCGACGAGTTGCCCGACAGCGGCGGCAAGGCGTACGGCGGTGATCTGACGGCGTGGTACAAGGACTATTGCTCGCGGTTCACGCTCGAACCCGCGGCCGACGCCGGGCTGGACCACGACGAGCTCAACGTGCAGTGCGATGAGGCGCTGCGCCTGCTGGCCGAGGGCGGGATGGTGTGGCGGTACGGGCCCGACATCACGGCGCACAAGCACGAGCATGCCGAGGGTGCCGACCGAACGGAGGCCGCGCGCGAGAAGGCGGTCGATGTCGATGCGTTCGACAAGTGGGCCCGGCTGAATCGAGAGCTGAAGATCCTGGCCGACAAGAGCATCAGCGCGTACTTCCTGATCGTGTGGGACTTCGTGAATTGGGGCCGAGCCAAGGGCATCCCGGCCCTGGCCCGTGGCTCGGGCGTGGGCACGATGGCGGGCTACGTGCTGGGCCTCTCCAACGCCTGCCCGGTGAAGTACGGGCTGCTGTTCGAGCGGTTCACCGACCCGGACCGCAGCGAGTACCCCGATATCGATATCGACCTGTGCCAGGACGGGCGCGGCGACGTCATCCGCTACGTGCGCGAGAAGTACGGGCACGTGGCCCAGATCATCACGTTCGGGACGCTCAAGGCGCGGGCGGCCGTGCGCGACGTGGCCCGCGTGCTGGCGATCAGCCTGCCCGCGGCCGATCGGCTGGCCAAAGCGATCCCCGAGCAACTCGGCATGACGCTGGACAAGGCCGAGGCGGAAGACCCCGAGTGGGCCGACATCGCCGCCGGCAAGCCCGCGGCGCTGGCGAAGATCAACGACAAGCTGCCGCCCGAGCAGCACGCCGACAAGGAGACCATCCAGCGGCTCATCGCCAACGCGAAGGTGATGGAAGGGCAGGCGCGGCACGCGAGCGTGCACGCGGCGGGCGTCATCGTCGCGACCAGGCCGTTGCACGAGCTCGTGCCGCTGTATAAGCAGAGTGGCGGCGGCGAGGACGAGGCCATCACGCAGTGGGACGGCCCGACCTGCGAAAAGATGGGCCTGCTGAAGATGGACTTCCTCGGATTGCGCACGCTGAGCGTGATCGAGCGGGCGCGGTCGCTCATCACCGCCGCGATGGACGAGGAGGCGATCTACAAGGCCGTGGGTCGAGAAGCCGGCGACGGGGGCCCCCACCCACTCGATCTCGATCGCCTGACGTACGACAACCCGACCGTGTTCGAGATGTTCTCTCGCGGCGACACGACGGGCGTGTTCCAGTTCGAGTCGGGCGGCATGCGGCGGCTGCTGATGGAGATGAAGCCCGACCGGCTCGAAGACCTTATCGCCGCCAACGCGCTGTTCCGGCCCGGGCCGATGGACCTGATCCCCGATTACAACCGGCGTAAGCACGGGCAGGAGGCGGTGCCCAAGGTCCACGAGATCGTCGATCGATTCACGGCCGAGACCTACGGCGTGATGGTGTACCAGGAGCAGGTGATGCAGATCGTCCACGAGCTGGGCGGCATCCCGCTGCGCGCGGCGTACTCGCTCATCAAGGCGATCAGCAAGAAGAAAGAGAAGATCATCGCGGCCGAGAAGCCCAAGTTCATCGAGGGTGCGGGCACGCAGGGCCTCGACGCAGCGCGAGCCGAGGAGCTGTTCGAGCTGATCTTGAAGTTCGCCGGGTATGGCTTCAACAAGAGCCACTCAACTGGTTATGCGATCGTGGCGTACCAGACTGCGTACCTGAAGACGTACTTCCCCGCGCCGTACATGGCGGCGTTCCTAACCTTCGAGAGCCAGGCGCAGAAGGTGGCCGATTGGTTGCCATACCTTGAGGATTGCAAGCGCACGCGTGTGCTCGACGCGAAGACCGGCGAGGTGCTGCGGACGGGCATCGACGTCGCGCCGCCCGATATCAACCTGTCGGGGCAAGACTTCGAGGTGGTGTACGCCCCCGGCGAGCCGCACGACGCGGCCCACGGGCACATCCGTTTTGGCATGAAGGCCATCAAGGGCGCGGGCGGCGGCGCGATCGAGGCGATCGTGAACGCGCGGCAGGGCGAGGACGGGCCCGAGCCGTTCCGTGACCTCTTCGACTTCTGCGAGCGCATCCCGCTGCGCAGCGTGAACAAGGCGACGATCGAGAGCCTGGTGAAGGCCGGCGCGTTCGATAATGTCCATTCTCGCGAGCAGCGGGCGGCGATGGTCGCGTCGATCGAGCAAGCCGTGAGCGCGGGCCAGAGCGCGGCGGCCGACCGCGCTGCGGGGCAGGGCGGGTTGTTCGGTGGCGGTGCCGCGGCGGAAGAAGTGCCGTCGCCCGCATTGGTGAACATCGAGCCCTGGGGCGAGCAGGAAACGCTCCGCAACGAGAAGGACACGCTGGGGTTCTACGTCTCGAGCCACCCGCTGGACCAGTGGGGCCCCTGGATCCGTGCGTTCGCGAGCCACGAGCTTGGGGATCTGGCCGGCGTCGAGCAGGGCCGCCGCGTGATCGCTGGCGTCATGGTGCAGAGCACCCGCGTGATCGTGGCGCGGAGTGGTCGGAGTGCCGGGCAGAAGATGGGCATCCTGACCGTCGAGGACACCACGGGCACCGCCGACGCCGTGCTGTTTACCGACGCCTACCAGCGCTACGCGCACCTGCTCGAGGACGACTCGCCAAAATTCGTACTGGGACGGCTCGATCGCTCGCGCGGCGATGCCCAGATCATCGTCGAGCAGATGACGCCCATCGAGGCGGTGCCCCTGGAGGGCGGCAAGCTGCGGCTGTATGTTCGCGATAGCCGGCTCAATGGCAACGGGCCGCTCGCGCTCGAAACCGTGCACGAGCTGGCGCGCGGGCACGACGCGTCGGTCAAGAACGGTGCGCCCGTCGATGGGCCGGCCTCGCCTTTGGAAGTCGTGCTGTGCATCGGCGAGCATGAGCCGGTGGCCGTGCCCTCAACCAACCCCAAGCGCGTTCGCCTGGAACCGGCGTTCATCGCGAGCGTCGAGGGCGTGCTCGGGCCGCTGTCGGCGCGGCTGGTGGAGGGCGTGGCCGTCGAGCGCGAGGACAAACGCCGCAACGGCTACGGCGGTGGCGGGAATGGCAACGGCAGCACTATGCGGCGGTGAACTGAGCTACGCTGGGCAGCCGGCGTCGACTCGTTCTGGAAGGCGAGGAAGTCGAAAGATGCTGAGCGAGTTCAGGCCGTCGCCAGGGCGCACATCAGCCGAACGCCCACGGGCAGGGCGTCGTCGTTGAAGTCGAATCCCGGCTGGTGCAGCAGCGGCACCGTGTCGGGGTCGGCACCCCGCGGCAACAACCCGAGCAGGAAGAAGCACGCGGGCACGTGGCGGCTGTAATAACTGAAGTCCTCGCCACCCATGCTGGCCTCGGGCACGATCTCGACGGCGTCGTCGCCCAGCGTCTGGCGCGCAACAGCGAGCATGTGGTCGGCGCATTGCGAGTCGTTGGTCGTGACGGGGTAGCCGGGCAGCCAGTCGACCTCGGCGGTGCAGCCGTGGGCGGCGGCGGTCGATTCGACGACCTGGCGGAAGCGGTCGGCGAGCAGTGCTCGCGTGTCGTCGGTCAACGCGCGGACGGTGCCGACGATGCGGGCGCTGTCGGGGATGATGTTGTTGGCCGTGCCGGCCTCGAACTGGCCAACGGTGATCACGCCGGCGTCGTTGGGATTCACCGCTCGCGACGCGATGGTCTGGAGCGCCATCACGACGGCGCTGGCCGCAACGATCGGATCCTTGGCTAGGTGAGGCATGGCCGCGTGCCCGCCTCGGCCCACGATGCGCACGTCGAAGTCGTCGGTGCTCGCCATCATCGGCCCGGGACGTGTGCCGACCTTGCCCAGCGGCATGCGAGGCCAGCCGTGCAAGCCGAAGATGCGCGTGACCGGCTCGCCCAGTCCGCCGCCTTCGGCACCCTTGAGCACGCCCTGGTCGCACATGACCTCCGCGCCGCCGCCGTCTTCCTCGGCCGGCTGGAAGAGGAACAGCACGTTGTTTGATCGTTCTTCGACTTGCGAAAGGGCGCGTGCGGCACCGAGCAGGATGGCCGTGTGGCCATCGTGGCCGCAGGCATGCATCACGCCGGGCTTCGTCGATGCGTACGGCTTGCCGGTGCTCTCGGTGATGGGTAATGCGTCGATATCGCCCCGAAGCGCGATCGTCGTGCGCGTGGGATTGGTCGCGGGCAGGTAGGCGATGATGCCGGTGCCGTTGGTGGCCAGACCGGTCTTGAGTTCCAGCCCCAGCTCGCGCAGCTCGGCCTCGATGCGCTTGGCGGTTGCGTGCTCGTTGTTGCTCAGCTCGGGGTTCTTATGGAACTCACGGCGCAGCCCGGTTAACCGGGGCAGGTCGGCCTTGATCAATTGCGAGATGGTCTGGGAAGCCGGCATGGAAGTGGTCGTCATCGGGCCATTGTACGGGCGGCGAACAGGGCCGCGCCGATGAGCCCGGCGTCGTCGCCGAACACGCTCTGGCGGACCGAGAGCGGGCGGCCAGGCGGGAAGGCGTCGGCGTTGGCGGCCCGGCCCACAACCTGAGCGACCGCCGGCCCGATGGCCTCGACCAGCGCGCCGCCCACCACGACAACACTCGGCCCGAGCATGGCGCATGAACTGGCTGCGGCCGAGCCGACGAGGCGCAGGGCGTGGTCGACCACCGACACGCACAGGTCGTCGCCCTGGCGGTAGGCGTCGGCGATGGCTTGGGGGGTTGCCTCTTTCACAGAGCTGGCCCGACCATCGGCCATGCCCTGCCGCACGGCTTCGACGATCGCCCGGCGGGAGCAGCACTGCTCGACCGTTCGCGCGTCCGGCGGGCCGTCGGCGTTGATGATGATGTGCCCCGCCTCGACCGCGACACCGTCGATCCCAAGGTAGACCTCGCCGCCCAGCACCGCCCCACCGCCCACGCCGGTGCCGATCCACAGCGCGATCATGTCCGATTCACCGCGCGCCGCTCCAAGGCGTTGCTCGGCCAGCGCGGCCGCGTTCACGTCGTTGATGAGCACCGCCGGCACACCCAGGTGCTCGCGCACCATTTCTCCCAGCGGCACGTCTCTCCAGCCGAGGTTGATCGCGGCGGTGATCGAGTTGCCGACGACCGGGCCGGGTACGCCCAGGCCGACGGCCGGTGGGAGCGCAACACCCGCATCCTCGCAGGCACGCGTGACGGCTCTCGCGATGGCTCGGGCCGCCTGGTCGGGATCCTTGGGTGTCGCCTGCTTGTTGCGGGCGATGACATTGCCCCGGCCATCGACAATACCCGCGCGTAAGCCCGTAGCGCCGACGTCGACACCCACCAGGACGGAATCGGTTTGATCGGGTGATGTCGTCATCAGATCAGGTGTGCACTCAACGTAGTAACCTCATGCGATGCCGCGTGCGAACCGACGGCGAACAGGGTCGATCCGCTGCCGGTGACGTGGACCGGGGCCTCCCAGCCATGAACCAGATCACTGCGCAGCTTTTTCAATTCGGGTCGCACCGCCTCCGCTGCCGGCGCGAGATCATTGAACAACGCCGCAACCCTTGGTGATTGCATCGCCAGCGACCGTACTTCCGCTTCTCGCAACGGCCCGGGTTGGAGGCT
It contains:
- a CDS encoding ROK family protein; its protein translation is MTTSPDQTDSVLVGVDVGATGLRAGIVDGRGNVIARNKQATPKDPDQAARAIARAVTRACEDAGVALPPAVGLGVPGPVVGNSITAAINLGWRDVPLGEMVREHLGVPAVLINDVNAAALAEQRLGAARGESDMIALWIGTGVGGGAVLGGEVYLGIDGVAVEAGHIIINADGPPDARTVEQCCSRRAIVEAVRQGMADGRASSVKEATPQAIADAYRQGDDLCVSVVDHALRLVGSAAASSCAMLGPSVVVVGGALVEAIGPAVAQVVGRAANADAFPPGRPLSVRQSVFGDDAGLIGAALFAARTMAR
- a CDS encoding M20 family metallopeptidase produces the protein MTTTSMPASQTISQLIKADLPRLTGLRREFHKNPELSNNEHATAKRIEAELRELGLELKTGLATNGTGIIAYLPATNPTRTTIALRGDIDALPITESTGKPYASTKPGVMHACGHDGHTAILLGAARALSQVEERSNNVLFLFQPAEEDGGGAEVMCDQGVLKGAEGGGLGEPVTRIFGLHGWPRMPLGKVGTRPGPMMASTDDFDVRIVGRGGHAAMPHLAKDPIVAASAVVMALQTIASRAVNPNDAGVITVGQFEAGTANNIIPDSARIVGTVRALTDDTRALLADRFRQVVESTAAAHGCTAEVDWLPGYPVTTNDSQCADHMLAVARQTLGDDAVEIVPEASMGGEDFSYYSRHVPACFFLLGLLPRGADPDTVPLLHQPGFDFNDDALPVGVRLMCALATA
- the dnaE gene encoding DNA polymerase III subunit alpha translates to MDQLGSGFAHLHLHTEYSLLDGGNRVDRLTDRIKELGTPAVAVTDHGNMFGAVAMYEACRQRGIRPILGVEAYVCPPGRPRQDRTYTGVSDGGYHLVLLAENITGWNNLMLLCSQAYLTGFYFKPRIDRDLLEQHSSGLIAINGHLGSELGDHLLAYVRNNSQTSWDAAEESVEWHKRVFADEGTGPRFYCEMQHHVPEQVSINPHVIKLARKHDVPLVCDNDSHFLRAEDHDAHDTLICISMGKNKHDQERLRYTPELYVKSPEQMRELFEGEYGEDGAEACDNTLRIAARCDVELPIGANHAPVVVVRTPDELPDSGGKAYGGDLTAWYKDYCSRFTLEPAADAGLDHDELNVQCDEALRLLAEGGMVWRYGPDITAHKHEHAEGADRTEAAREKAVDVDAFDKWARLNRELKILADKSISAYFLIVWDFVNWGRAKGIPALARGSGVGTMAGYVLGLSNACPVKYGLLFERFTDPDRSEYPDIDIDLCQDGRGDVIRYVREKYGHVAQIITFGTLKARAAVRDVARVLAISLPAADRLAKAIPEQLGMTLDKAEAEDPEWADIAAGKPAALAKINDKLPPEQHADKETIQRLIANAKVMEGQARHASVHAAGVIVATRPLHELVPLYKQSGGGEDEAITQWDGPTCEKMGLLKMDFLGLRTLSVIERARSLITAAMDEEAIYKAVGREAGDGGPHPLDLDRLTYDNPTVFEMFSRGDTTGVFQFESGGMRRLLMEMKPDRLEDLIAANALFRPGPMDLIPDYNRRKHGQEAVPKVHEIVDRFTAETYGVMVYQEQVMQIVHELGGIPLRAAYSLIKAISKKKEKIIAAEKPKFIEGAGTQGLDAARAEELFELILKFAGYGFNKSHSTGYAIVAYQTAYLKTYFPAPYMAAFLTFESQAQKVADWLPYLEDCKRTRVLDAKTGEVLRTGIDVAPPDINLSGQDFEVVYAPGEPHDAAHGHIRFGMKAIKGAGGGAIEAIVNARQGEDGPEPFRDLFDFCERIPLRSVNKATIESLVKAGAFDNVHSREQRAAMVASIEQAVSAGQSAAADRAAGQGGLFGGGAAAEEVPSPALVNIEPWGEQETLRNEKDTLGFYVSSHPLDQWGPWIRAFASHELGDLAGVEQGRRVIAGVMVQSTRVIVARSGRSAGQKMGILTVEDTTGTADAVLFTDAYQRYAHLLEDDSPKFVLGRLDRSRGDAQIIVEQMTPIEAVPLEGGKLRLYVRDSRLNGNGPLALETVHELARGHDASVKNGAPVDGPASPLEVVLCIGEHEPVAVPSTNPKRVRLEPAFIASVEGVLGPLSARLVEGVAVEREDKRRNGYGGGGNGNGSTMRR